A region of Streptomyces sp. NBC_01267 DNA encodes the following proteins:
- a CDS encoding response regulator transcription factor — MTIRVLLADDQALLRSAFRVLVDSEPDMEVVGEAADGAQAVALARSEAADVVLMDIRMPGTDGLAATRMISADPELAAVHVVMLTTFEVDEYVVQSLRAGASGFLGKGAEPEELLNAIRVAAAGEALLSPVATKGLIARFLAQGGSADGAADPEAYAERLAALTVRERQVLVQVGGGHSNDEIAELLVVSPLTVKTHVNRAMAKLGARDRAQLVVIAYESGLVHPRA, encoded by the coding sequence ATGACGATCAGGGTATTGCTCGCCGACGACCAGGCGCTGCTGCGCAGCGCGTTCCGGGTGCTGGTGGACTCGGAGCCCGACATGGAGGTCGTCGGGGAGGCGGCGGACGGCGCTCAGGCGGTGGCCCTCGCCCGCTCCGAGGCCGCCGATGTCGTCCTGATGGACATCCGGATGCCCGGTACGGACGGCCTCGCGGCCACCCGCATGATCAGCGCCGATCCGGAACTCGCCGCCGTGCACGTGGTGATGCTCACCACCTTCGAGGTGGACGAGTACGTCGTGCAGTCGCTGCGCGCGGGCGCCTCCGGCTTCCTCGGCAAGGGCGCCGAGCCGGAGGAACTGCTCAACGCGATCCGGGTCGCCGCGGCCGGTGAGGCCCTGCTGTCCCCGGTGGCCACCAAGGGGCTCATCGCGCGGTTCCTCGCCCAGGGCGGCAGTGCGGACGGAGCCGCGGACCCCGAGGCGTACGCGGAACGGCTCGCCGCCCTCACCGTCCGCGAGCGGCAGGTGCTGGTCCAGGTCGGCGGCGGCCATTCCAACGACGAGATCGCCGAACTGCTGGTCGTCAGCCCGCTCACCGTCAAGACCCATGTGAACCGGGCGATGGCGAAACTCGGCGCCCGCGACCGGGCTCAATTGGTGGTAATCGCCTACGAATCGGGCCTGGTCCACCCAAGGGCGTAG
- a CDS encoding sensor histidine kinase, giving the protein MSSPSRAGTGYARAAVWLRAHPLAFDAGLALGALVCMVAGSFAHTGGSEGPAFGHRSPQFHTFVLMGVGAAALVLRRRTPMAVLAVTCGVTAVQLISGEPPTLVAMSAVIALCTVAARTDRPTTWRVGLVTMAVLTGTAMCFSETPWYSQENLGIFAWTGMASAAGDAVRSRRAFVDAIRERAERAERTRDEEARRRVAEERLRIARDLHDVVAHHIALVNVQAGVAAHVMDKRPDQAKEALAHVREASRSALNELRATVGLLRQSGDPEAPTEPAPGLAVLDELVGTFRNAGLPVEVACNHEEAGMPAAVDLAAYRIIQEALTNVRKHAGPGAKAEVSVVRVGPAVEVTVLDNGVGQGPASRPEDTAPGTAADGGGHGLIGMRERAAALRGSCTAGPRYGGGFRVQAILPVNAGAGEDA; this is encoded by the coding sequence GTGTCTTCTCCGTCGAGAGCCGGTACCGGCTATGCCAGGGCCGCCGTCTGGCTGCGCGCCCACCCGCTGGCGTTCGACGCGGGCCTGGCGCTGGGCGCGCTGGTCTGCATGGTCGCCGGTTCGTTCGCCCACACCGGCGGCTCCGAAGGGCCGGCCTTCGGCCACCGGAGCCCCCAGTTCCACACCTTCGTCCTGATGGGCGTGGGCGCCGCGGCCCTGGTCCTGCGCCGCCGCACCCCGATGGCCGTACTCGCCGTCACCTGCGGGGTCACCGCGGTCCAGTTGATCTCCGGTGAACCGCCGACCCTGGTGGCGATGAGCGCGGTCATCGCGCTCTGCACGGTCGCCGCCCGCACCGACCGCCCGACCACCTGGCGGGTCGGGCTGGTCACCATGGCCGTACTCACCGGGACGGCGATGTGCTTCAGCGAGACCCCCTGGTACTCCCAGGAGAACCTGGGAATCTTCGCGTGGACCGGAATGGCCTCGGCCGCGGGGGACGCCGTACGCAGCCGCCGTGCCTTCGTCGATGCCATACGGGAGAGGGCCGAGCGGGCCGAACGCACCCGTGACGAGGAGGCCCGCCGCCGGGTCGCCGAGGAGCGGCTGCGGATCGCCCGCGACCTGCACGACGTCGTCGCCCACCACATCGCCCTGGTCAACGTGCAGGCAGGGGTGGCCGCCCACGTCATGGACAAACGCCCCGACCAGGCCAAGGAGGCGCTCGCGCACGTACGGGAGGCCAGCCGCTCCGCACTGAACGAACTGCGTGCCACCGTCGGCCTGTTGCGCCAGTCCGGCGACCCCGAGGCGCCCACCGAACCGGCCCCCGGCCTCGCGGTGCTCGACGAACTGGTCGGCACCTTCCGCAACGCGGGGCTGCCCGTGGAGGTGGCCTGCAACCACGAAGAGGCGGGCATGCCCGCAGCCGTCGACCTCGCCGCGTACCGGATCATCCAGGAGGCGCTGACCAATGTGCGCAAGCACGCGGGCCCCGGGGCGAAGGCCGAGGTCAGCGTGGTGCGCGTCGGACCGGCGGTCGAGGTCACCGTCCTCGACAACGGCGTGGGCCAGGGTCCCGCGTCCCGGCCGGAGGACACCGCGCCCGGCACGGCCGCCGACGGCGGCGGCCACGGTCTGATCGGCATGCGGGAGCGGGCCGCCGCCCTGCGCGGTTCCTGCACGGCGGGCCCCCGCTACGGCGGCGGCTTCCGCGTCCAGGCGATACTGCCGGTCAACGCCGGCGCAGGGGAGGACGCATGA
- a CDS encoding S1C family serine protease produces the protein MDSSRNRGRVHRLLLPLTAGICAVALVGGCSGAGSSSPAPGSGSTPSALPAASSSNGGSGLQTNYEQVIKNVLPSVVQIVSGNDLGSGIVYDDKGDIVTNAHVVGNAKQFKVTSATGGTQLSAKLVSSYPAQDLAVIKLDTVPSQLKPASFAPSSKVDMGQIVLAMGSPLGLSSSVTQGIVSATGRTVSESSANGGTGATIGNMVQTSAAINPGNSGGALVNLDGKVIGIPTLAATDPQLGNGAAPGIGFAIPASMVTNIADQIIKDGKVTNSGRAALGITGRSVVNAGFQPAGVAVVAVTKNGAAAKAGLRTGDVITQLGTTPIASLPALSEALASYKPGQQVKVGYQRDSAKKTVEVTLGAM, from the coding sequence ATGGACTCCTCCCGTAACCGTGGCCGTGTACACCGACTGCTGCTGCCCCTGACCGCGGGAATCTGTGCGGTCGCCCTGGTCGGCGGCTGTTCGGGCGCCGGTTCTTCCTCCCCGGCGCCCGGCTCCGGATCCACGCCGTCGGCCCTGCCCGCAGCGTCGTCGTCGAACGGTGGCAGCGGCCTGCAGACCAACTACGAGCAGGTCATCAAGAACGTCCTGCCCTCCGTCGTCCAGATCGTGTCGGGCAACGACCTCGGTTCGGGCATCGTCTACGACGACAAGGGCGACATCGTCACCAACGCCCATGTGGTCGGCAACGCGAAGCAGTTCAAGGTCACCTCGGCCACCGGCGGCACCCAGCTGAGCGCCAAGCTGGTCTCCAGCTACCCCGCGCAGGACCTCGCGGTCATCAAGCTCGACACGGTGCCCTCCCAGCTCAAGCCCGCCTCGTTCGCCCCGTCGTCGAAGGTCGACATGGGTCAGATCGTGCTCGCGATGGGCTCCCCGCTGGGGCTCTCCAGCAGCGTCACGCAGGGCATCGTCTCCGCCACCGGGCGCACCGTCAGCGAGAGCAGCGCGAACGGCGGCACCGGAGCGACCATCGGCAACATGGTGCAGACCTCGGCCGCGATCAACCCCGGCAACAGCGGCGGCGCCCTGGTCAACCTCGACGGCAAGGTCATCGGCATCCCCACCCTGGCGGCGACCGACCCGCAGCTGGGCAACGGCGCGGCGCCCGGCATCGGCTTCGCGATCCCCGCCTCGATGGTCACGAACATCGCCGACCAGATCATCAAGGACGGCAAGGTCACCAACTCCGGCCGGGCCGCCCTGGGCATCACCGGCCGGTCCGTCGTCAACGCCGGATTCCAGCCCGCCGGGGTCGCGGTGGTCGCCGTCACGAAGAACGGCGCCGCGGCGAAGGCCGGGCTGCGTACCGGGGACGTCATCACCCAGCTGGGCACCACCCCGATCGCCTCGTTGCCCGCGCTCTCCGAGGCGCTGGCCTCGTACAAGCCGGGTCAGCAGGTCAAGGTCGGCTACCAGCGCGACAGCGCCAAGAAGACGGTCGAGGTCACGCTGGGCGCGATGTAG
- a CDS encoding class I SAM-dependent methyltransferase produces MARQLDEQLTARFPVGQRLRILDVGTGQGTQALRLARAGHTVTGLESDPVMLKVARDALATEPEGIRERVRLLDGDGRETGAHFLPGSFDVVLCHGVLMYVPEPDGMLAGLARMLAPGGLLSLLVRNADALAMRPGLAADWPTALAAFDTDTYTNRLGLTVRADRLEALTATLAGIAAPLHAWYGVRVFTDNVPNDAELPSAQELDQLLAAEDRAGRTEPYKNVAALLHLCGVRG; encoded by the coding sequence GTGGCGCGGCAGCTCGACGAGCAGCTGACGGCCCGCTTCCCGGTCGGACAGCGCCTGCGGATCCTCGACGTCGGTACGGGGCAGGGCACCCAGGCCCTGCGGCTGGCCCGTGCCGGGCACACGGTGACCGGCCTGGAGTCGGACCCCGTGATGCTCAAGGTGGCCCGTGACGCGCTGGCCACCGAGCCCGAGGGCATCCGCGAGCGGGTGCGGCTGCTGGACGGCGACGGCCGGGAGACCGGCGCGCACTTCCTCCCGGGCAGCTTCGACGTGGTGCTCTGCCACGGGGTGCTGATGTACGTGCCGGAGCCGGACGGAATGCTGGCGGGCCTGGCCCGGATGCTGGCGCCGGGCGGGCTGCTCTCGCTGCTGGTCCGCAACGCGGACGCACTGGCGATGCGGCCGGGGCTGGCGGCCGACTGGCCCACGGCCCTGGCGGCCTTCGACACCGACACGTACACCAACCGGCTCGGCCTGACGGTGCGCGCCGACCGGCTGGAAGCGCTGACGGCCACGCTGGCGGGGATCGCGGCCCCGCTGCACGCCTGGTACGGCGTGCGGGTCTTCACCGACAACGTGCCCAACGACGCGGAGCTGCCGTCGGCCCAGGAGCTGGACCAGCTGCTGGCCGCGGAGGACCGCGCCGGGCGCACCGAGCCGTACAAGAACGTGGCCGCGCTGCTGCACCTGTGCGGCGTACGGGGCTGA
- a CDS encoding efflux RND transporter permease subunit has translation MSWLSRFSLAQRALIGLISIVAVVFGAIAIPQLKQQLLPTIELPMVSVLAPYQGASPDVVEKQVVEPLEDTIKAVDGIKGVTSTASEGNAVIMAQFEYGNGTKQLVADVQQAVNRARVNIPDSVDPQVVAGSTDDIPTVVLSVTSDKDQQALSDQLDRSVVPVLQNIDGVGQVSVDGVQDLQVTVTPDSAKLAAAGLTPASLSQALQAGGATLPAGSFSEDGKSRTVQVGGGYTSLNQIQDLRVTGMSSMGKPTKPVRLGDIAKVQEQPATATSITRTNGKPSLSIAMTMGQDGSAVGISDAVKDKLPDLRKTLGSGSDLTVAFDQGPSVSKSINGLTTEGALGLLFAVIVILLFLRSLRSTLVTALSIPLSVLLALIVLWTDNLSLNMLTLGALTIAIGRVVDDSIVVLENIKRHLSYGEERQAAIIAAVKEVAGAVTSSTLTTVAVFLPIGLVGGMVGQLFGSFSITVTAALLASLLVSLTVVPVFSYWFLRAPKGSEGVDPEELRRAAEAEEERSRLQRFYVPVLQFATRRRVTSLIIAAVVLVATFGMAPLLKTNFFDQGEQDTMSLTQKLTPGTSLEAANTAAKKVEKLLDGVDTIKDYQVTVGSSGFAAAFGGGTGANQASYQVTLKKASDYDATQDRIEKGLAKLHGIGDTSVGSGGGFGSQDLSVVVKAGDGDTLKKAAEQVRAAVAELDDVKDVQSDLAQSVPRISVKANDKAAAAGFNETTLGAAVGQAVKGTTSGKAILDDTERDVVVKAAHPATTLAQLKNLDLGPAKLGDIATVKLVPGPVSMTRIDGARAATITAKPTGDNTGAVTTALQTKINDVKKALPSGATVEIGGVSSDQSSAFKNLALAMLAAIAIVFMLLVATFRSLVQPLILLVSIPFAATGALGLLIVTGTPMGVPAMIGMLMLIGIVVTNAIVLIDLINQYRSRGLGVVEAVVEGGRHRLRPILMTALATIFALLPMALGVTGEGGFISQPLAVVVIGGLITSTLLTLLLVPTLYAMVELRKERRAKKKELKRAQKGGAQPRSGADTSSDEPEPVNV, from the coding sequence ATGTCCTGGCTGTCCAGATTCAGCCTCGCGCAACGGGCCCTGATCGGGCTGATATCGATCGTCGCCGTCGTCTTCGGTGCGATAGCGATCCCGCAGCTCAAGCAGCAGCTGTTGCCCACCATCGAACTGCCGATGGTGTCGGTTCTCGCTCCGTACCAGGGTGCGTCCCCGGATGTGGTCGAGAAGCAGGTCGTAGAACCGCTCGAAGACACCATCAAGGCTGTCGACGGCATCAAGGGCGTCACCTCCACGGCGAGTGAGGGCAACGCCGTGATCATGGCCCAGTTCGAGTACGGCAACGGCACCAAGCAGCTCGTCGCCGACGTCCAGCAGGCCGTGAACCGCGCCCGGGTCAACATCCCCGACTCCGTCGACCCGCAGGTCGTGGCCGGATCGACGGACGACATCCCGACCGTCGTGCTCTCGGTCACCTCCGACAAGGACCAGCAGGCGCTGTCCGACCAGCTCGACCGCTCGGTTGTCCCGGTCCTCCAGAACATCGACGGCGTCGGCCAGGTCAGCGTCGACGGCGTGCAGGACCTCCAGGTCACCGTCACCCCCGACAGCGCGAAGCTGGCCGCCGCGGGACTCACCCCCGCCTCGCTCAGCCAGGCCCTCCAGGCGGGCGGCGCCACGCTCCCGGCCGGTTCGTTCTCCGAGGACGGCAAGAGCCGCACGGTCCAGGTCGGCGGCGGCTACACCTCGCTGAACCAGATCCAGGACCTGCGCGTCACCGGCATGTCCTCGATGGGCAAGCCGACCAAGCCGGTCCGGCTCGGCGACATCGCCAAGGTCCAGGAGCAGCCCGCCACCGCGACCTCCATCACCCGTACGAACGGCAAGCCCAGCCTCTCCATCGCCATGACGATGGGCCAGGACGGCAGCGCCGTGGGCATCTCCGACGCGGTCAAGGACAAGCTCCCCGACCTGCGCAAGACCCTCGGCTCCGGCAGTGACCTGACGGTCGCCTTCGACCAGGGACCCTCCGTCTCCAAGTCGATCAACGGCCTCACCACCGAGGGCGCGCTCGGCCTGCTCTTCGCCGTGATCGTCATCCTGCTCTTCCTGAGGTCGCTGCGCTCGACGCTGGTCACGGCGCTCTCGATCCCGCTCTCGGTGCTCCTCGCGCTGATCGTGCTGTGGACCGACAACCTCTCGCTCAACATGCTCACCCTCGGCGCGCTGACCATCGCGATCGGCCGCGTCGTCGACGACTCGATCGTCGTCCTGGAGAACATCAAGCGGCATCTGAGCTACGGCGAGGAGCGCCAGGCGGCGATCATCGCCGCGGTGAAGGAGGTCGCCGGAGCGGTCACGTCCTCGACCCTCACCACCGTCGCGGTCTTCCTGCCGATCGGCCTCGTCGGCGGCATGGTCGGCCAGCTCTTCGGCTCGTTCTCCATCACGGTCACGGCGGCGCTGCTCGCCTCGCTGCTGGTGTCGCTGACCGTGGTCCCGGTCTTCTCGTACTGGTTCCTGCGCGCCCCGAAGGGCTCGGAGGGTGTGGACCCGGAGGAGCTGCGCCGCGCGGCCGAGGCGGAGGAGGAGCGCAGCCGTCTCCAGCGCTTCTACGTCCCGGTGCTCCAGTTCGCGACCCGGCGCCGGGTCACCAGCCTGATCATCGCCGCCGTGGTCCTCGTGGCCACCTTCGGCATGGCACCGCTGCTCAAGACCAACTTCTTCGACCAGGGCGAGCAGGACACCATGTCGCTCACCCAGAAGCTCACCCCGGGCACCAGCCTGGAGGCCGCGAACACCGCGGCCAAGAAGGTCGAGAAGCTGCTCGACGGCGTCGACACCATCAAGGACTACCAGGTCACGGTCGGCTCCTCCGGCTTCGCCGCCGCGTTCGGCGGTGGCACGGGCGCCAACCAGGCCTCGTACCAGGTGACCCTGAAGAAGGCCTCCGACTACGACGCAACCCAGGACCGGATCGAGAAGGGCCTGGCCAAGCTCCACGGCATCGGCGACACCAGTGTCGGCAGTGGCGGCGGCTTCGGCAGCCAGGACCTGAGCGTCGTCGTGAAGGCGGGCGACGGCGACACCCTCAAGAAGGCGGCCGAGCAGGTACGGGCCGCTGTCGCCGAGCTCGACGACGTCAAGGACGTACAGAGCGACCTGGCGCAGAGCGTGCCGCGGATCTCCGTGAAGGCCAACGACAAGGCGGCTGCCGCGGGCTTCAACGAGACGACGCTGGGCGCGGCCGTCGGCCAGGCGGTCAAGGGCACCACGTCGGGCAAGGCGATCCTGGACGACACCGAGCGGGACGTCGTCGTGAAGGCGGCGCACCCGGCCACCACCCTGGCCCAGCTGAAGAACCTCGACCTGGGCCCGGCCAAGCTCGGCGACATCGCCACGGTGAAGCTGGTCCCCGGCCCGGTCTCGATGACCCGGATCGACGGCGCCCGCGCCGCGACGATCACGGCGAAGCCGACCGGTGACAACACGGGCGCGGTCACCACCGCGCTGCAGACCAAGATCAACGACGTCAAGAAGGCGCTGCCCAGCGGCGCGACCGTCGAGATCGGCGGCGTCTCGTCCGACCAGAGCAGCGCGTTCAAGAACCTGGCGCTGGCCATGCTGGCGGCCATCGCGATCGTCTTCATGCTCCTGGTCGCGACGTTCCGCTCGCTGGTCCAGCCGCTGATCCTGCTGGTCTCGATCCCGTTCGCGGCGACCGGAGCGCTCGGCCTGCTGATCGTCACCGGCACCCCGATGGGCGTCCCGGCGATGATCGGCATGCTGATGCTCATCGGCATCGTGGTCACCAACGCGATCGTGCTGATCGACCTGATCAACCAGTACAGGTCGCGTGGTCTCGGCGTGGTCGAAGCGGTCGTGGAGGGCGGCAGGCACCGTCTGCGGCCGATCCTGATGACCGCGCTGGCGACCATCTTCGCGCTGCTCCCGATGGCGCTCGGCGTCACCGGTGAGGGCGGCTTCATCTCGCAGCCGCTGGCCGTGGTGGTGATCGGCGGTCTGATCACGTCGACGCTGCTGACGCTGCTGCTGGTGCCGACCCTCTACGCGATGGTGGAGCTCCGCAAGGAGCGCCGGGCGAAGAAGAAGGAACTGAAGCGGGCCCAGAAGGGCGGGGCGCAGCCCCGGTCCGGCGCCGACACGTCCTCGGACGAGCCGGAGCCGGTGAACGTCTGA
- the pspAA gene encoding PspA-associated protein PspAA has product MIVRIMGEGQMELADSHLTELNKLDDELLVEVQSGDEAGFRRTLHALLDKVRELGSPLPDDSLAPSELILPPAEATLADVREMLNDDGLIPG; this is encoded by the coding sequence ATGATCGTACGGATCATGGGTGAAGGCCAGATGGAGCTGGCCGACAGCCACCTCACCGAGCTCAACAAGCTGGACGACGAGCTCCTCGTCGAAGTGCAGAGTGGCGACGAAGCCGGCTTCCGGCGCACGCTCCACGCCCTGCTCGACAAGGTGCGGGAGCTCGGTTCCCCGCTGCCGGACGACTCGCTGGCTCCCTCGGAGCTGATCCTGCCGCCCGCCGAGGCCACGCTGGCGGACGTCAGGGAGATGCTGAACGACGACGGTCTGATCCCGGGCTGA
- a CDS encoding DUF3043 domain-containing protein, which yields MFRSRANEEKARTSKVTTDLSKQSRDPQAPKGRPTPKRSEAQSQRRRAVTPTTDRKEAAKRQRDARRADMAKQREALASGDERYLPARDKGRARRFARDYVDSRWCLAEFFLPLAVIILVLSVIQVPGIQSIALLLWLVVIVLIVIDSIGVWFRLKKQLNERFPDEPKRGAVAYGLMRTLQMRRMRLPKPQVKRGERP from the coding sequence GTGTTCCGAAGCCGCGCCAATGAAGAGAAGGCCCGCACCTCCAAGGTGACGACGGACCTCTCCAAGCAGTCCCGCGACCCGCAGGCCCCCAAAGGTCGCCCCACCCCCAAGCGGAGTGAGGCGCAGTCCCAGCGACGCCGCGCGGTCACTCCGACGACCGACCGCAAGGAGGCTGCCAAGCGCCAGCGTGACGCCCGCCGTGCGGACATGGCCAAGCAGCGGGAAGCCCTCGCCAGTGGCGACGAGCGCTACCTGCCGGCCCGCGACAAGGGCCGCGCCCGCCGCTTCGCCCGGGACTACGTCGACTCCCGCTGGTGCCTGGCCGAGTTCTTCCTGCCGCTCGCCGTGATCATCCTGGTGCTCAGCGTCATCCAGGTACCGGGCATCCAGAGCATCGCGCTGCTCCTCTGGCTCGTGGTGATCGTGCTGATCGTCATCGACTCGATCGGTGTCTGGTTCCGCCTGAAGAAGCAGCTGAACGAGCGCTTCCCGGACGAGCCGAAGCGCGGCGCCGTCGCCTACGGCCTGATGCGTACGCTCCAGATGCGCCGGATGCGTCTGCCGAAGCCGCAGGTCAAGCGCGGAGAACGGCCCTGA
- a CDS encoding PspA/IM30 family protein produces MSGVMKRMGMIFRAKANKALDRAEDPRETLDYSYQKQLELLQKVRRGVADVATSRKRLELQLNQLQGQSSKLEDQGRKALALGREDLAREALSRRAALQQQVTDLETQHQTLQGEEEKLTLAAQRLQAKVDAFRTKKETIKATYTAAQAQTRIAESFSGISEEMGDVGQAIARAEDKTAQLQARAGAIDELLASGALDDQSGMGKDDISAELDRISGGTDVELELQRMKAELAGGSSSKQAIEGGEPQDRPHPNLDKQ; encoded by the coding sequence ATGAGCGGTGTCATGAAGCGTATGGGGATGATCTTCCGCGCGAAGGCCAACAAGGCCCTGGACCGGGCCGAGGATCCGCGCGAGACCCTCGATTACTCGTACCAGAAGCAGCTCGAACTGCTTCAGAAGGTACGCCGTGGGGTCGCCGACGTGGCGACCTCGCGCAAGCGTCTCGAACTGCAGCTGAACCAGCTGCAGGGTCAGTCCTCCAAGCTGGAGGACCAGGGGCGCAAGGCGCTCGCGCTGGGTCGTGAGGACCTGGCCCGCGAAGCGCTGTCGCGGCGTGCCGCGCTGCAGCAGCAGGTCACGGACCTGGAGACGCAGCACCAGACGCTGCAGGGCGAGGAGGAGAAGCTCACTCTCGCCGCCCAGCGTCTGCAGGCCAAGGTCGATGCCTTCCGTACGAAGAAGGAGACCATCAAGGCCACCTACACGGCGGCCCAGGCGCAGACCCGGATCGCCGAATCCTTCTCGGGTATCTCCGAGGAGATGGGCGACGTCGGCCAGGCCATCGCACGGGCCGAGGACAAGACCGCCCAGCTGCAGGCCAGGGCCGGTGCGATCGACGAGCTGCTCGCCTCGGGCGCGCTGGACGACCAGTCCGGCATGGGGAAGGACGACATCTCCGCCGAGCTGGACCGGATCTCCGGTGGTACGGATGTGGAACTGGAACTGCAGCGCATGAAGGCCGAGCTGGCCGGCGGATCGTCGTCGAAGCAGGCCATCGAAGGCGGCGAGCCGCAGGACCGGCCCCATCCGAATCTGGACAAGCAGTAG
- a CDS encoding bifunctional adenosylcobinamide kinase/adenosylcobinamide-phosphate guanylyltransferase, with product MELTLLGTGAPDGLPRPDCPCAACASARGDRARAATALLLDGVLLLDLTPGAALAAARAGHSLTGVRQVLLTHPHGGPPVELPAGLPSAGRVADGRVLTLLSGHRVRAVPMDSPGTGYEVTSPGGERLLYLPLGASPAGLSEDGSAPYEMVVADVTGRPDALARLRATGAVGSTTDVIAVHLGHEAPPGAELDRRLAAAGARAVPDGTTLIVGEYHAVPDLPRRTLVLGGARSGKSVEAERRLEAFPEVVYVATGGTRDGDAEWASRVGLHRERRPGSWRTEETCELAPLLADGGPPLLIDCLSLWLTDAMDRAGAWDDDRWAGGGEAALRARVAELVAAVRATERAVVAVSNEVGSGVVPATASGRRFRDELGRLNAAFAAECEHVLLIVAGQAVVLRG from the coding sequence GTGGAACTCACTCTGCTCGGCACCGGTGCCCCCGACGGGCTGCCCCGTCCCGACTGTCCCTGCGCCGCCTGCGCCAGTGCCCGCGGCGACCGGGCGCGTGCCGCGACCGCGCTGCTGCTGGACGGCGTCCTGCTGCTCGACCTCACTCCGGGGGCCGCGCTGGCCGCGGCCCGCGCCGGGCATTCGCTCACCGGGGTGCGCCAGGTGCTGCTCACCCACCCGCACGGCGGGCCTCCGGTGGAACTGCCCGCCGGGCTGCCGTCCGCGGGCCGGGTGGCCGACGGGCGGGTGTTGACGCTGCTCAGCGGCCACCGGGTGCGGGCGGTGCCGATGGACTCCCCCGGCACCGGGTACGAGGTGACGTCACCGGGCGGTGAGCGGCTGCTCTACCTGCCGCTCGGCGCGTCCCCGGCGGGGCTCTCGGAGGACGGTTCCGCTCCGTACGAGATGGTCGTCGCCGATGTCACCGGGCGCCCGGACGCGCTGGCCAGGCTGCGGGCGACGGGGGCCGTCGGGTCCACGACGGATGTGATCGCCGTCCACCTGGGCCACGAGGCGCCGCCGGGCGCCGAGCTGGACCGGCGGCTGGCCGCCGCAGGGGCACGGGCGGTGCCCGACGGGACGACGCTGATCGTCGGCGAGTATCACGCGGTGCCCGATCTGCCGCGCCGCACCCTGGTGCTCGGCGGGGCGCGCTCCGGCAAGTCCGTGGAGGCCGAGCGGCGTCTCGAAGCCTTCCCCGAGGTGGTGTACGTCGCGACGGGCGGCACCCGTGACGGGGACGCCGAGTGGGCGTCCCGGGTCGGGCTGCACCGGGAGCGCAGGCCGGGGTCGTGGCGCACCGAGGAGACCTGCGAGCTGGCGCCGTTGCTGGCGGACGGCGGGCCTCCGCTGCTGATCGACTGTCTGTCGCTGTGGCTGACCGACGCGATGGACCGGGCGGGCGCCTGGGACGACGACCGGTGGGCGGGCGGCGGCGAGGCGGCGCTGCGCGCGCGGGTGGCCGAACTGGTCGCCGCCGTACGGGCCACGGAGCGCGCCGTCGTCGCCGTCAGCAACGAGGTCGGCTCCGGTGTGGTGCCCGCGACCGCGTCCGGCCGGCGGTTCCGCGACGAGCTGGGGCGGCTCAACGCGGCCTTCGCTGCCGAGTGCGAGCACGTGCTGCTGATCGTCGCGGGGCAGGCCGTCGTACTGCGGGGGTGA